A DNA window from Hemibagrus wyckioides isolate EC202008001 linkage group LG11, SWU_Hwy_1.0, whole genome shotgun sequence contains the following coding sequences:
- the septin10 gene encoding septin 10, with protein sequence MASSDVARQGERNARPLSLSGHVGFDSLPDQLVNKSTSQGFCFNILCIGETGIGKSTLMDTLFNTNFENFESSHFEPRVKLRAQTYDLQESNVRLKLTIVNTVGFGDQMNKQDSYQHVVDYIDTQFESYLQEELKIKRSLHNYHDSRIHACLYFIAPSGHSLKSLDLVTMKKLDSKVNIIPVIAKADTISKSELHKFKIKIMSELVSNGVQIYQFPTDDETVAKINSAMNGHLPFAVVGSTEEVKIGNKMVKARQYPWGVVQVENENHCDFVKLREMLICVNMEDLREQTHTRHYELYRRCKLEEMGFKDTDADSKPVSLQETYEAKRQEFLLELQRREEEMRQMFVLRVKEKETELKEAERELQGKFEQLKRLHADEKSKLDEKRKALEDEMNSFSKKKAAAELLQGQSFSSNSNLKKDKDRKNSGFM encoded by the exons ATGGCTTCGTCAGATGTTGCTCGACAAGGG gaaagAAATGCCCGGCCCTTGTCGTTGTCTGGTCACGTTGGCTTTGACAGCTTACCAGATCAGCTGGTCAATAAATCCACCAGTCAGGGCTTCTGCTTCAACATCCTCTGCATAG GTGAGACAGGTATAGGGAAGTCCACTTTGATGGACACGCTGTTCAACACCAACTTTGAGAACTTTGAGTCGTCTCACTTTGAGCCACGCGTCAAGCTCCGCGCCCAGACGTACGACCTCCAGGAGAGCAACGTGCGTCTCAAGCTCACCATCGTCAACACGGTGGGGTTCGGAGACCAGATGAACAAACAAGATAG CTACCAGCACGTGGTGGATTACATCGACACGCAGTTCGAGTCCTACCTGCAAGAAGAGCTGAAGATCAAGCGCTCACTGCACAACTACCACGACTCGCGCATCCACGCCTGCCTGTACTTCATCGCCCCGTCCGGACACTCGCTGAAATCCCTCGACCTGGTCACCATGAAGAAACTGGACAGCAAG gtgaatATAATCCCCGTCATCGCGAAGGCCGATACCATCTCTAAGAGCGAGCTGCACAAGTTTAAGATTAAGATCATGAGCGAGCTGGTGAGCAACGGAGTGCAGATCTATCAGTTCCCCACCGACGACGAGACCGTGGCCAAGATCAACAGCGCCATGAAC GGCCACCTGCCATTTGCAGTGGTGGGAAGCACAGAGGAGGTGAAGATTGGGAATAAGATGGTGAAAGCTCGACAGTACCCCTGGGGTGTGGTGCAag TGGAGAACGAGAACCACTGTGATTTTGTGAAGCTGCGGGAGATGCTGATCTGCGTGAACATGGAGGACCTGCGAGAGCAAACGCACACACGCCACTACGAGCTCTACAGACGCTGCAAACTGGAGGAGATGGGCTTTAAAGACACGGATGCCGATAGCAAACCAGTCAG CCTGCAGGAGACGTACGAGGCGAAGCGTCAGGAGTTTCTCTTGGAGCTgcagaggagggaggaggaaatGAGGCAGATGTTTGTCCTGCGtgtcaaagagaaagagacggaACTGAAGGAGGCCGAGAGAGAG CTCCAGGGCAAGTTTGAGCAGCTGAAGCGCCTGCACGCTGACGAGAAAAGCAAGCTGGATGAGAAGAGGAAGGCTCTGGAGGATGAGATGAACTCGTTCAGTAAGAAGAAAGCCGCGGCCGAGCTCCTGCAGGGTCAGTCCTTCAGCTCCAACTCCAACCTGAAGAAGGACAAAGACCGCAAGAA CTCCGGATTCATGTAA